CGATTCTTGCACCACCGGAATAGGTTTACCCTCAAACTTTGTATCCAATTTCCAGTCGCTGTTGGTCAAGTGTGCAGATAATGCAACTATCCTATTTTCTATATAATCGTACTCCACCGAGATAAATATTCGCAGTAGGGGAATATCTTCAATTTTTCTAGCTGGTAAAAGAGTTTTTTGTCCTTTAGCAGAGGGAAGTAGTTTAACGGGATATTCCTTTTCATCTCCCAACAGAGTGTAACGACGCGCTTGGGCTTTAATTTGTAATTGGTCTAAGTTTTCTGTAAAGCCAATTTTACCGCGCAGTTGTCTAACTACTTCGCCCTTTAAATCCAACTCAATTAGATGATCTAAAGTGGTAATTCCCACTTCTGCTAAACTTTTTACTGTCCCTGAATCTATCCCGAGTAACTCTAAACGTCGTCCTCTAGCACTTTCGCTCAAACAGTGAACACTTAATAAGCAATCGCTACACTTAGCGTTTAGTTGATAATCAAGTTTATCAAGGTCAGTAGCTAAAATTTGCTCTAGTTTTCCCGATGGTGCGAGTAAATAATTGATATCCCCTTCAAAGGTGTCAAAATTAAAAGGTTCAACGGCTAAAATATTTTGTAGCTGATTGGTGTGTCCATCAATTCTGACTACTACTCCTTCTATTTGTTCTGGTTTAATGGGTGTAGCGTCGACGAAAATAGGGTTAGTGGCAATTTGTTGACGTACTAATTTTAGGTAAAGAGCGATTTGAATCCGATGGTAGGTGCGATCTTTTCTTGATGCTTTAGTTTCTACTAATCTGAGTTTGGGTTTATTTCCTTCCCACAACAATAACACAAAATCTATCTGTCCTTTTAAGTGGAAATTACCGATTTTTCCACTGATTTCAATTTCTCGCCCAAATCCTGATTCTCCTTGACGCAATTCGGCTAGATTTTCGGTGAAATCATACCAACTGGTGCTTCTGGGGTTAATATCGGTGATATTATGACTTAGGGAATTTAAATTAGCCTCGATTAAGGACTCAGCCCACTGTTGTTCTCTCAAACGACCGGTTTCTTCTAAGATAGGATCTAATGAGGTTTGAAAGATGGACTGATACAAGCGATCGGGTAAGTTTTTCGTTTCTGCGTAGTTATTGTATTTGAGTTTAAATCGGCGATCGCACCCCTGGTAACGAACATACTCTCCAACCTCTGTTATCCGCATTCGATTCATCTTAATATTTTTTGTTACCTTTAAAGTTCCCAGTTTGGCTAGAAAAATTAACATGTCTGCTTTCTTTTTATTGTTTTCTCTATCTTTGATGTTCGCGATCGAGCTATTTATTTTCTTTTCTAGAATGTACTAAAAATCAAGATTTGGACTGGTATAGCTGGAGAGATATCTTAAAAGTGCAATAACAGGAAAAGTTCCGCTATAATTCTTTCAACGCTTAACCAGAGAAAAAGTGCGCAATTGGGGAGGTTAAATTTTTGGTAGAAAATTGGTAGATAAAATTATTGACAATATTATCTAGCTTTTATAGAAAAGGGTTATAAGCTTTTCCTTATCACTTTGGGGTAGTGGGGGTCGTGGGTTCGAATCCCGCCGCTCCGATTTAGTTAAAACCCTTTAATCATAAGGATTTTGAGGGCTTTATTTATGCAAAAAGATAATCAAGTAAATTATTATAGTTATAATTCAGCAAGTATTGCGCTTGATTTAAAAAACGCACTTGAGCAAGCACAGCAAACAATAAATCAATATCCTTTCAAAGAAAATTTATTAGCTGAACTTAATTTAATCCGTTCAGAGGTACAAAAGAATAAATCTTCCCTCTCTAGCCTAAAGAGTGATCTCCAGTTGCCTAAACAAGTTTTAATGGCAGATATGAACTCTTTATCTGAGATTGCTCGAGAAATAATCAATCGGGTGCATCTCAATTTTGTAAAAATAGCCAAAATTGTCTAACTGCGCACTGAGCTCTGGGCAAGAAGGCTTGGGAAGGTCACTTAGGACAGCTCGAGAATATCCGCGATCGCGCAGCGCCACCGAAGGTGATCGCACTGAACAACCTTACTGAGGAGGGAGTGTGGGAATGGAGTGCGCCTCTGTATATGGTGTATACTCGCACCACGGTTCAAATAATTCTTAATTCTCTGTCGTCGGCTGTCCGGTGGATAATCCGGGGCTATGTCCACTCAGTGTATATAATACGCATTTGTGTTTGAGGGGCGATCACTGAAAATGGCGCGCAAGGCGCGATCGCGATCAGGCTATTTATTTTCTTTTCTAGAATGTATTAAAAATTAAGATTTGGACTGGTAACGCTGGAGAGATATCTAATTTTTAACTCTTGTACCGATGACAACGGGTTTATTAGAGAGGAGCCGTGTGAGGTCGAAAGTCTCAAGCACGGTTCTGAAGACGAGTCATGGTGGTGACATCATGGCTTAGTTTAACTGTCTGTATTGCGGTGCGCACCACGATAGAGACGTTAACGCAGCGGTAAACATCAAAGTCGCGCCTTGGACACTTGGAGACTCTAAACGACCCCCTTTAAACCAGTTCAATTGAACTTGTTCTAAAGGAATCCCTGTACCTAAAGGTCGGGGAGGATGTCAACTGCTCGAGTTCTGCCAAGTCAGCGGGCGATCGCACTGGATTAAAAGTTTGAGCAGAGGTATCTTGAGTAAAGCGATCTACGAAAGCATAAAATGCCTCTCTATCGTCGGGATGGGCTACCAAATAGGCTCTTAATTGAGCTTTAGTCATAGTCTTGAAGTCCGTTTTCATTCTAAAAATTTCCAGCGACCACTGGGATAGATCTCTATCTGTATATTATCGCCCGCTCATCGATGAATTTTACCAAAAACTTAGCACTCTGGAGCTAAGAGTGCTAAATTAAGCAATAGGTATACTAGTGAATAACTCATGGCTAAAATAATCGTATTCAAAGAAGAATCTCGCAGAGCCCTAGAAAGAGGGATTAACGCTCTAGCTGACGCTGTACGCATCACTTTCGGTCCTAAGGGAAGAAACGTACTCTTAGAGAAAAAGTTCGGTGCGCCCCAAATCGTTAATGATGGTATCACGGTAGCGAAAGAAATCGAGTTAGAAGATCCCTTAGAAAATACCGGTGCTAAATTAATGCAAGAGGTGGCTGCTAAAACCAAAGATGTGGCAGGCGATGGTACAACAACTGCTACAATAATGGCACAAGCTTTGATTAAAGAAGGATTAAAAAACGTGACAGCGGGTACTAACCCAGTGTCTCTACGTCGCGGTATGGAAAAAACGATCGCCTATTTGGTGCAGGAAATTGCCAACATTGCTAAGCCCGTAGAAGGCGATGCGATTACCCAAGTAGCGACTGTATCCTCGGGAAATGATCTAGAGATTGGACTGATGATAGCCTCAGCGATGGAAAAAGTGACTAAAGATGGGGTAATCACTGTAGAAGAGTCGAAATCTTTGACTACTGAGTTGGAAGTAGTAGAAGGGATGCAAATCGATAGAGGTTATATCTCTCCCTACTTTATCACTGACCAAGAAAGACAGTTAGTAGAGTATGAAAATACTTTCATTTTAATCACCGATAAAAAGATTGGTAGCATTCAAGATTTAGTCCCAATTCTAGAGCAAGTCGCTCGTCAAGGCAGTCCTTTACTAATTATCGCGGAGGATTTAGAAGGTGAAGCTTTAGCGACTCTGGTGGTTAATAAAGCCAGAGGGGTACTCAACGTAGTCGCGATTAAAGCTCCCGGTTTTGGCGATCGCCGCAAACAAATGTTACAAGATATCGCTATCCTAACCGGTGGTCGTTTGATTTCCGAAGAAATCGGCTTTAGTTTAGAAACCGTCTCTTTGGATATGTTGGGTAGAGCGCGTAAAATTACCATAGACAAAGATAACACCACCATTGTCGCCGGAGGAGAAGCGAGCAAAGAAGTAGAAAAACGCATAATTCAACTGCGCAAACAGCTAGCTGAAACCGACTCAGATTACGATTCAGAAAAGTTACAAGAGAGAATCGCTAAACTCGCCGGTGGGGTTGCTGTGATTAAAGTAGGCGCAGCTACAGAAACTGAGCTCAAAGATCGTAAACTGCGTATTGAAGACGCTCTCAACGCTACCAAAGCCGCCGTAGAAGAAGGAATCGTACCCGGTGGTGGTACTACCCTGATTCATTTAGCTAATAAAGTCGCTGAGTTTAAAGAAACTCTAAGTCATCCTGAGGAAAAAATCGCCGCTGATATCGTCATGCGCGCTCTAGAAGCTCCTCTTTACCAGTTGGCTACTAATGCAGGGGTAGAAGGAGCGGTAATTGTAGAAAAGGTTCGCTCTACAGAGTTTAATATTGGTTATAATGCTCTCACCGGCGAGTTAGAAGACATGATCGCCGCAGGTATTATTGATCCTGCCAAAGTCGTGCGCTCAGCTTTACAAAATGCGGGTTCAATCGCCGCCATGGTTTTAACCACAGAAGCTCTAGTAGTAGAAAAACCTGAAAAAGCCTCAGCAGGAGCACCCAACATGGACGCCATGGGCGGTATGGGTGGTATGGGCGGTATGGGTGGTATGGGTGGTATGGGGATGATGTAATTCTCTATCCGCATAAGTTAACTCAATTAAGCTACTGTGTCGATTAATTCCACGGTAGCTTTCCTGTTTTTTCTTAAAGATTCTGTAAAGTCAAAGCTAAATCCTAAAAGTTATATTAAGATTATTCTAGACAAAAAGTTATTTTGTTGCTATCTTGAGTTTTAACATTCACCACTCAAGAATCTACTCTGAAAAATGTTGCTATGGTGTAAGGCTAACTGCTAAGCTTTTAACCACAGCGGTATCTATTGACAAACAACTGCTTTCTTTATAGTGAGATAATCATGAAAAAATTCAATAACCGTCTTTCTCAAACCCTGCTGTTAGGGGTTGTTACTGCACTAGTTGGCAACGCTTTACCAGCTCAAGCTCAAACCCCTGCTGGTGTTGGAGCCGCGGAGATACTCGCAGGATGTAACCCCAGTAACCTAAGAAGCTTCTTAGATAAATGCGATCCTAACGCTGATGTTGCAGTAGACGCTAGCAATCTTCCCAACAATATGCCTGGCTTAGATGGAACTTTCAACGTTGTTCCTCTGGGCGCTCCTGCCGGTCTAGCTCTAGAAGGTACCGGTTTGACTGATGACAACGGCGATCCTTTAACCAACCTAGACTTTTCAGGTCCTTCTCAAGTTGGCTTTACCGGTATGGGTGATGAAGTTGAAATTACCCCAGGATCCGATCCTAACGCAGTTGGTGAGTTTAGAATTCTTTCTTCAACCGGAGACTTTAGAGGTCTATTAGGTTGGGAAGGAACTATCAAAGATTTAATTATTCCTGGTTTTGGCGATTTCAGAGGGGAAGCTTATCCTACCACCAATCCTGCAGCACCTTCTCCTAGAGTCGTAGACTTTATCGTAATCGACGTTCCCCAAGCTCCCGGTAACGGAATCATTGACGGTGTTCAGTACGACGGTATCGCTCTAGACTTAGTAGATATCGGATTTCCTAGCTACGACCCTGAGTCCGGTGACAATCCTCAAACCACCGTATCTATCCAGTTAGAACTTCAAGCTTACAAACTGCTCAACGGACAGCGCATTGAAGAGCAGGAACAGTTACCCGATGACTTTCCTTTTGTTGACAGATTTGCCATCTACGGTAATAGCGTCAACGCTCGTCTTTCTGCATCTTTCGACTTTACTCCCGACGAAGTAAGAGAACAGTATGACGAAGTAGGCGAATTGCTCGCTTTCTACGGTTATGACATTACCTTTGACTCTACTCCTGTTTCACAGGCTTTCGCAGCTGGTGTAGTACCAGAACCTACTACCATCATCAGTAGCTTAATGCTCATGGCTGGCGGTGCCTTCAAGTTCTCCAAACGCAAACGCGCTTAGTTTTTATCGTTAAAGCTATGAGTGACTTAAAACTCCATTCATAGCTTTACCCTGTGGTGGGGTTCTGCTCAACCCCTCCTTTCTCTCGTCTAACAATCTAAAATCACATTTGCTTTCTTTATAGGATTAGGTTTTTTTACTTAACCTAGAGTTAGTTATAACATTCACTCTAAGTTAGTAACGACTTTCTTAAGAATTTTTTCAGGTTGACCTAGAGCTGTTCAACCTGCTTTTTGTGCATAATATTTCTCTTACGCTAAACAACTGTACTTAGTATAGTTCCCTCAACCATAATTAAACTAGACCTCATTTTAGCTAAGCATAATTACTTAATAATAACCATGAAAGAAATTGGTAGTCTTTGTTCTAGAGTGATGGTACTTGGTACGTTGACCACACTGACTAGTGTTGTTCTAGCAACTCAAGCTCAAGCTAGAGTGGATGGTGCTGATATTGTTTTAGAGAATTGCGCAAATCAGGGTATAGTGTTTTTAGAGAAGTGCGATCCTAACGCGGATGTAGCAGTAGACGCTAGTAACCTTCCCAACAATATGCCTGGTTTGAATGGCAGTTTTAACATACGTCCTTTGGGAACTTCAGCTGGTTTAGCTTTAGAGGGTACTGGCTTGACAGATGAAGCGGGAAACCCCTTGACTAATATTGACTTTTCTATACCATCTCAAGTTCGGAGTCTTGCTAATGAAACTCTAGTACTTAATTCAGAAAGCGATCCTGTAAGTATAGGCAGATTTGATATCTTGTCTTCAACGGGAGATTTTCGAGAGTTACTGGGATGGTCGGGAAGCATCAAAGATTTACAGGTTGAAGATGTGGGGGGATTTATCGGGGAACCGATTCCCGGTACGGTGGAAAATCCCAGAATCAGAGATTTCATCGTTATTGATGGACCGGGTGAATTTGGTACTGGTATTATAGACGGTTTGTCATACGGCGGTGTAGCCTTGGATTTAGTTTCCTTAAGTTCTCCTAGTTTCGATCCTGTTGCGGATGACAATCTTCTGACTTCTATGTCTTTTCAGATGGAGTTACAAGCGTACAAGCTGGATGAACAGGGGAATCGGCTCGAGGAACATGAGCTTTTACCCGGGGGAAGTACCATCTACACTAACCAAGTTGACGCGCGTTTGTCAGCAGCGTTTGCATTTTCTCCTGAAGATCTAGTAACTCAGTTAGATGAAGTAGGAGAACTTTTAGCTTGGTATGGTTATGATATAACTTTTGATTCTATACCCAATACTTTGATTTTTGTTCCAGATGGACCAGATCCTGAGAGTGGTGTTGAGCCGATACCAGAGCCGACAAGCATCATTAGCAGCTTACTACTCTTTGGTGGTGGAGTATTGAAATTAGCTAAGGGCGATCGCTTTTAACTTTTTTCTCTATCTTAGAAAACTTAACTAAAATATTTTTCTAGCAAATCAGCTGCATTTTTTGCTCCCTCCCAATTTTTCAACTGAAGGGAAAACAGCTCCGCATTCTCTTTAAATTTTGGGGTATTTATGACTTTATCGATAGCCTTAATGACAACGGAAAAATCTTTCATTACCTCTTTGGGAACAAGTCTTAATCCTAAGCCTAATTGCTCGATTCTTCTCGCACCATAGTCTTGTTCAGCATGAGATGAAATACCAATAATAGGGACACTATATTGTAAAGCTTGATAAATGGTTCCATTTCCTCCATGACAAACAATTACGTCACAATGAGGTAGTATTGTACTGGCATTTATATACTTTTCTATAAATACATTCTTTGGTATAGAAACTTTTGAGACTTGGTCGATTAAATTACCCACAGTAACAATTACAGTCATATCTGTATCAGCAAAATGTTGACAGTTACAAACTAATTCACCAAACCCTCCACTTCCTAATGTAAGATAAACTCTCTTTTTCCCCTGCTTCCAAACTTCTAGAGAACTTGGTGCTGGAAAAGGACAACTCCAAGTTATGGGACCAACATAGTGAAAATTTTTAGGTAAATTGTTCAGGGGAGTGAAGCTAGGAACATCGGCTAAGAGAGTTAAATCTTTTCCTTCGTTATACTGATAGGCGAAAATTTTGTTTAACTTATACTCTCTACGGGTTTGATGAACACCTTTAAGCATCAGATCAAAAAATACCTTTTCGATCCATAATTCACTATCATAAATAGGTTGCTTGAGGATTTGAGGAAGCTGAAAACCAGAAGGAGAATAAAAGGGAATATAAAAGGGTAATTGACTGTACACAGTAAAATGAGCGTTGCACACAGCTGCGTGGGGTAAATTGGCCACAGAGGTTGACGTCGAAGCAGTAATGCGATCATCAGATAATACTAAATCTGGTTTGAGTTCACGATACATTGCTAATTCGGCTTCAGTATAGTGCTTAATTTCTTGAGGATCCCCAAAAAGTAGAAAAAAGTTTTTTGAACGAGTTGCCGATACGATATTATTGGGATCTCGGTCGACCAAATCTCTGACTTCAAACTCTTCTGCAACAACTAAATCTAGTCCTCGACCATTTCCTGCAAAAATAATATTGTGTCCTCTTGCTCTCAAAATTTTAGCAATTTCTAATAGTCGAGTTACATGAGCGATGGAAAAACTATTAGGTAAGGCAAGAATTCTCATAATTGTTATTTCTTAATATGCTAACTAAGGTAAATATAGTATATCTGTGTAGATGCTGTTTAAGCAAGCGCTATAACTAGCGCATACTACCGCACAAAGATGACTTATGATTCATAGCTTTAGTATAAAATCCAGTTTCGTCTAAACTTCGGGTATAAATCTATATTTTTTGTGATAAGATACGCTAGATCAATATACTTCAATTTAAGCTTAAAACCACTATGAATATAACTAGTGAATTCACTGTTTGCAATGTTTGTGCTAATCCAGGCGATATAAAACAGGCGAAGGAAATATGTAAAATTCATTCCAACATCGCTAAATTTAGAGACAAAAGTTTTACTGTTTGGCGCTGCATTAATTGTCAATCTATTCACTCCCTAGAAAGCGTAGATTTAGATTATTACTACTCAGGTTATCCAGGAACCTTAACTGATTCTGAAATGACATTAGAAGATTGGGAAACAATGGAATTATTACCCTTTGAAAAAGTTAT
This sequence is a window from Gloeocapsa sp. PCC 73106. Protein-coding genes within it:
- the groL gene encoding chaperonin GroEL (60 kDa chaperone family; promotes refolding of misfolded polypeptides especially under stressful conditions; forms two stacked rings of heptamers to form a barrel-shaped 14mer; ends can be capped by GroES; misfolded proteins enter the barrel where they are refolded when GroES binds), translated to MAKIIVFKEESRRALERGINALADAVRITFGPKGRNVLLEKKFGAPQIVNDGITVAKEIELEDPLENTGAKLMQEVAAKTKDVAGDGTTTATIMAQALIKEGLKNVTAGTNPVSLRRGMEKTIAYLVQEIANIAKPVEGDAITQVATVSSGNDLEIGLMIASAMEKVTKDGVITVEESKSLTTELEVVEGMQIDRGYISPYFITDQERQLVEYENTFILITDKKIGSIQDLVPILEQVARQGSPLLIIAEDLEGEALATLVVNKARGVLNVVAIKAPGFGDRRKQMLQDIAILTGGRLISEEIGFSLETVSLDMLGRARKITIDKDNTTIVAGGEASKEVEKRIIQLRKQLAETDSDYDSEKLQERIAKLAGGVAVIKVGAATETELKDRKLRIEDALNATKAAVEEGIVPGGGTTLIHLANKVAEFKETLSHPEEKIAADIVMRALEAPLYQLATNAGVEGAVIVEKVRSTEFNIGYNALTGELEDMIAAGIIDPAKVVRSALQNAGSIAAMVLTTEALVVEKPEKASAGAPNMDAMGGMGGMGGMGGMGGMGMM
- a CDS encoding nucleotide disphospho-sugar-binding domain-containing protein, with the translated sequence MRILALPNSFSIAHVTRLLEIAKILRARGHNIIFAGNGRGLDLVVAEEFEVRDLVDRDPNNIVSATRSKNFFLLFGDPQEIKHYTEAELAMYRELKPDLVLSDDRITASTSTSVANLPHAAVCNAHFTVYSQLPFYIPFYSPSGFQLPQILKQPIYDSELWIEKVFFDLMLKGVHQTRREYKLNKIFAYQYNEGKDLTLLADVPSFTPLNNLPKNFHYVGPITWSCPFPAPSSLEVWKQGKKRVYLTLGSGGFGELVCNCQHFADTDMTVIVTVGNLIDQVSKVSIPKNVFIEKYINASTILPHCDVIVCHGGNGTIYQALQYSVPIIGISSHAEQDYGARRIEQLGLGLRLVPKEVMKDFSVVIKAIDKVINTPKFKENAELFSLQLKNWEGAKNAADLLEKYFS
- a CDS encoding PEP-CTERM sorting domain-containing protein translates to MKKFNNRLSQTLLLGVVTALVGNALPAQAQTPAGVGAAEILAGCNPSNLRSFLDKCDPNADVAVDASNLPNNMPGLDGTFNVVPLGAPAGLALEGTGLTDDNGDPLTNLDFSGPSQVGFTGMGDEVEITPGSDPNAVGEFRILSSTGDFRGLLGWEGTIKDLIIPGFGDFRGEAYPTTNPAAPSPRVVDFIVIDVPQAPGNGIIDGVQYDGIALDLVDIGFPSYDPESGDNPQTTVSIQLELQAYKLLNGQRIEEQEQLPDDFPFVDRFAIYGNSVNARLSASFDFTPDEVREQYDEVGELLAFYGYDITFDSTPVSQAFAAGVVPEPTTIISSLMLMAGGAFKFSKRKRA